GGGCTCGAACCGCCGACCTAATGATTAACAGTCATCCGCTCTACCGACTGAGCTACCAGGGAATGAGGCGGAATCTTAAAGTGATTCCGCGCAATCGTCAAGTGTTTAATGATATTTTTTTTAATTAATTACAAAAACGTTGTAATCGGTTGAGTGCGTCTTTCAGAGTATCTATTCCAGTAGCAAAGGATAGGCGGATACAGCCTTCGTTGCCGAATGCGGAGCCTGGTACTAGAGCCACCCCTACTTCGTGTAATAATTTTTCTGAAAACTCGATGTCATTGGCATAGCCGCGTCGTTCTATAATCGCTTGCACACTTGGGAAAATATAAAACGTGCCATCGGCAGGAATTACCTCTATCCCAGGAATATGATGTAATCTATCAACGACATAGTCATGTCTTTGGTGGAAGGCATTAACCATTTCCAGTACACTTTCTTGGCTACCTGATAGCGCTTCTACGGCAGCACTTTGAGCTATGGAGCAAGGGTTAGAGGTGGATTGTGATTGAATGGTTTTCATCGCATTGATTAAAGGGGCAGGGCCTGCTGCATAACCTATGCGCCATCCGGTCATGGCATAGGCCTTGGAAACACCATTGAGTACTATGGTTTGGTCATAGAGCTCTGGGCAGGCATTAAGAATGTTAGCAAAGGGTTGGCTCCATACAATGTGTTCGTACATATCGTCTGTAGCAATAAGTATTTGCGGGTGT
This Legionella fallonii LLAP-10 DNA region includes the following protein-coding sequences:
- a CDS encoding pyridoxal phosphate-dependent aminotransferase, with product MDIALARRVKKVKPSPTLAVAAKAAQMQAQGLDIINLGVGEPDFDTPQNIKFAAMSAIEAGFTKYTAVDGMVELKEAVRNKFKKDNGLDYQLNQILISVGGKQSCYNLCQAFIDAGDEVIIPAPYWVSYPDMVLLADGVPVIISTTPAQRYKINAEQLEKAITPKTKMIFLNSPSNPSGVAYTLDELKALGEVLKKHPQILIATDDMYEHIVWSQPFANILNACPELYDQTIVLNGVSKAYAMTGWRIGYAAGPAPLINAMKTIQSQSTSNPCSIAQSAAVEALSGSQESVLEMVNAFHQRHDYVVDRLHHIPGIEVIPADGTFYIFPSVQAIIERRGYANDIEFSEKLLHEVGVALVPGSAFGNEGCIRLSFATGIDTLKDALNRLQRFCN